The following nucleotide sequence is from Vitis vinifera cultivar Pinot Noir 40024 chromosome 14, ASM3070453v1.
atactaataaatataaaattcatgtcttcattcatttgggaaattggaatatggagattgaaaatgagcatttggaaaaccaaaattCTCCACATCAAGCCCTTCTCTAGCCATGTCACCACCATCCTcatcatctacaaaaatattgaatatatatcaacaagaaatcatttttgaagaaaaaaatataattattgaatttttataagtttaaatattttactaaccaatgtgagaacttgaaccttccacttcatttattggaattgacccttcttcatatagaagattttccaattcttcaacaTCTAGCTCTGCTGGCTGATCGTCATCAACTACCCAAAAATCGGTCTcatcaatgcatgcatagtcaatgggatcatagattcttttcttgttataaaacctaaaaaagaaaaacatataattattcataattgtgaatagaagaatttgaattcaaaacaactaagaaagcatttataattttataccgATTTTTTAGCCGCAAATTGTAATGAACGTATACAAGATCATTAAGCCTTTGATGTTCCAATCTATTCCTTCTTTTGGTATGTATACGTTCAAAGACACTCCAATTCCTCTCACATCCAGAAGACGATGCGGTTTGGCTCAATATTTGAATGGCCAACTTTTGTAAATGTGGTGCACTATATCCATGTAGCCTCCACCATTCATCTAGTTaccatttcacattaaaaataagaaaaaaataaaacacattagcaagtttaaaatattaaatagtaagtaggtaactaataaaaaagaacaaacacactaataaatgaaaataatattttaccaGGTTGAAGTACTTCACGTGAAGAATAAGCAAGGTCTCTCCCAAAACTTCCCAATCGATCACGAAATAACCTCATTTCATTCATTGTTTCAATCTTGCCTTTCAAAACTTTTTGATCAATAACATCCATAACACCTCCAATAACATTtggcttattacaaaagttttcCTGATCATATTGGAAACATGGATTCAACCAATAAGCTGCTGAATGAATGCTTTTCTTTAGTTGTTGATCCCAACGTTGCTTTATGATCTCTGTATAAGGCTTGTATAGTCTTTCGCTGTAGTTAAACAATTTCTTAATGCCCAAACGAACCCTATACATGCCTTCATACACATATCCCATCGAAGGCCTCTCATCACAATCAACAATACGCAATAAACGCATTAGTGGAGACATAAGAttcacaacaatcaaacaatcattccaAAATCTATTATCCAAGATGATGGAAACTGCAACTTGGCTTTTATAATCCTTTGAATATCTAGAGTCCACAAAGAACTTACTAGTCACCAAAGCTTGCAAATCATGTTTGTGATCATGAAGACTCTTGAGTGCAATGAAAGTAGTAGCAAAGCGAGTTGCACCAGGTCGCAGAATCTCTGTCCATCCTTCCCTTTTTCTCAACCAACTTAACAAAGCAACATGATTATACACAAAAATTGTCACCTTTGATGCACGTCTTACAAGTTCAGCAACATGGTCCATCTTACCAATATccttaaagatcaaattaagaCAATGAGCTGCACAAGGTGACCAATTAATGTGTTTATGCTTCTGAGAAATCAATCTCCCCGCGGCCACATAATTTGCTGCATTATCAGTCACTACATGAACTACATTGAGTGGACCCACCCATTCAATCACCTCATCAAATAACTGAAACAAATTAGTTGCATCCTTGACAATGTCCGAAGCATCAACAGATTTCACAAACGATATTCCTTCAGGACAATATACAAGGAAGTTGATGAGTGTTCTTTGTCTGTTATCTGTCCAACCATCACCCATTATTGTACACCCAACTTTTGCCCAAATTGCACGATAAGAGTCCACAAGTAACTGAACTTCCTTCTTAGCATCCTTTAAAAGATTAATCCGCAACTGATAGTAATTTGGACCCTTATATCCAGGACCAATTGCAGATATAGCATCCAACATTGGCTTGAAGTAGAAGGAATTCACAGCATTAGTAGGAATGCATGCATCATAAAAGAATCTCCCAACCGCCATATCCGCTCTCCAAGTAGCTTCTTTCCCAGCTAGCACACTCCTCATGGAAGGTTGAGCTCCTTGTGTATTTCTTGGTGCAAAATACTTATCCACtgttgattttttcctttttccactaCTAGCTGCCATAGGACTTTGCATTTCTTGAACCTCTTCTTCACCTTCTGCCATATCCCCTTCAAATTGTGACACATTAGGACCATAAGGATTTCTATATTCATCTGCTTCTTTGGTTGCTTTCTTAGCATTCACAAACTCTTGCAAAGAATTTTCCATGCGAAATCTGACATCAGGTGGAACCGATTTACATGGACCAATATCTCCTTTCACTCCAGCAAGATGTAGTTTCATTCTATGAATACCTCCACCTTTTGTAATCTTTttacaatacaaacaaataagagcTCTCCTTCCATTTCCATATCTTTCTTCAGAAACATGCTCCCATGCAGGATCGGTCTTACTTCTACTTGATTGAGAATGGGTAGTTGAATCTTGACCAGAGGATGGAGTCAAGtttgatgccatttttttttatttccctatcaaattaaaaacaaaaatcccaCATCAATTTAGAGAATGAAggtcatcaacaatttaatgatttataatcaagtcatcaacaatttacaATCACATATCACATATTAATGATAGTAAAAAATACACTTTTTCACCTATGATTCCTTagataatcaaacatcaaatcaTTATCATATTTTAGGCACATGAATCTATGATTGAGTTGCAATCTAATATCATAATGCACAAATTGTTATATAATGGAAACAAACCGAGAATTCTTGAACTACATGTGCATgtgtgtattttttatttttttattaattgggGAAAGAATTCAAAGCTAGTGGGCTTGTGGTGATTTTGAATCTTAATAGATGCATTTTTTAACTTGTGTGTTTTTATTAGtatcattttttgtaaaagaaaaataacattttgataaataaaaaatgaatatttagatataaattagaaaaatatttttgataatactaattaataaaaaattcttttagaaGAAATTGTCAAAATTCATT
It contains:
- the LOC104881574 gene encoding uncharacterized protein LOC104881574, yielding MASNLTPSSGQDSTTHSQSSRSKTDPAWEHVSEERYGNGRRALICLYCKKITKGGGIHRMKLHLAGVKGDIGPCKSVPPDVRFRMENSLQEFVNAKKATKEADEYRNPYGPNVSQFEGDMAEGEEEVQEMQSPMAASSGKRKKSTVDKYFAPRNTQGAQPSMRSVLAGKEATWRADMAVGRFFYDACIPTNAVNSFYFKPMLDAISAIGPGYKGPNYYQLRINLLKDAKKEVQLLVDSYRAIWAKVGCTIMGDGWTDNRQRTLINFLVYCPEGISFVKSVDASDIVKDATNLFQLFDEVIEWVGPLNVVHVVTDNAANYVAAGRLISQKHKHINWSPCAAHCLNLIFKDIGKMDHVAELVRRASKVTIFVYNHVALLSWLRKREGWTEILRPGATRFATTFIALKSLHDHKHDLQALVTSKFFVDSRYSKDYKSQVAVSIILDNRFWNDCLIVVNLMSPLMRLLRIVDCDERPSMGYVYEGMYRVRLGIKKLFNYSERLYKPYTEIIKQRWDQQLKKSIHSAAYWLNPCFQYDQENFCNKPNVIGGVMDVIDQKVLKGKIETMNEMRLFRDRLGSFGRDLAYSSREVLQPDEWWRLHGYSAPHLQKLAIQILSQTASSSGCERNWSVFERIHTKRRNRLEHQRLNDLVYVHYNLRLKNRFYNKKRIYDPIDYACIDETDFWVVDDDQPAELDVEELENLLYEEGSIPINEVEGSSSHIG